A section of the Roseivirga sp. BDSF3-8 genome encodes:
- a CDS encoding cyclase family protein, protein MVDLSRPLDISLPLREGHENPNCYWAEPPLFETIRMGEFVGSVKEGGPVNYQKVTITPHGNGTHTESHAHIEKDMKATVNNSLKKFIFICNLITVEPELLKNGDRVITESIVRKAPTHQDTEAIVVRTLPNTADKLARKYSGTNPAYFTTGAVAYLAEKGIKHLLIDLPSVDKEEDGGKLAGHRAFWYPQGKLRRNCTITELIFVPDDVSDGLYLLNLQICSLETDAAPSKPVLYYMNKN, encoded by the coding sequence ATGGTAGACCTGAGCAGGCCTTTAGATATAAGCCTACCTCTTAGAGAGGGCCATGAGAACCCTAACTGCTATTGGGCTGAACCTCCACTATTTGAGACCATAAGGATGGGGGAGTTTGTGGGGAGTGTAAAAGAGGGGGGGCCAGTGAACTATCAGAAGGTTACGATCACACCTCATGGTAACGGTACACACACTGAAAGCCATGCGCATATTGAGAAAGATATGAAGGCTACGGTCAATAATTCCCTGAAAAAATTTATCTTTATATGTAATTTAATTACAGTAGAACCAGAATTATTAAAGAATGGGGATCGTGTAATTACGGAATCTATTGTAAGAAAGGCCCCTACGCACCAGGATACTGAGGCAATTGTGGTTCGTACACTGCCTAATACAGCGGATAAACTGGCCAGAAAATATTCAGGAACTAATCCGGCATACTTTACTACCGGGGCAGTTGCCTATTTAGCTGAAAAAGGAATAAAGCATCTGCTTATTGATCTGCCGAGTGTGGATAAGGAGGAAGACGGTGGTAAATTAGCCGGACACCGCGCATTTTGGTATCCTCAGGGTAAATTAAGAAGAAATTGCACAATTACTGAATTGATATTTGTACCTGATGATGTAAGTGATGGGCTATATTTATTGAATTTACAAATATGTAGCCTTGAAACGGATGCAGCACCAAGCAAGCCTGTTTTGTACTATATGAACAAAAATTAG